TATGCCAAAAATTTACCTAATTTCCATCCTTTAAAAAAATCTATAAGTCTTGCAATTTATAAGTCTAGCTTATGTGCATATTCTCATCGTTTTTTAGGCGTTCTATTTATTTAGAACGCTTATTTAGAACGCTTTTATTTTTAGACTTTACTCTAAACAATAACCAAAATAGTCTATTTTTGTGAAATTTAAGCCGCCAGAGCGTTTTTGAAATAGTGAGCAATAGGCGGCCATTTCTGCAAAGTTGTCAGCATGGAACCAGTGGTCGGCTATTGTAATAAATAGAATATTATTGTAATATAGTCTATAAAGTTAATAACTTTAGCTTATACACACAAACTAATTTACCAATTTGCATAAAATGGAATTTAGAACACTGCCAATTCAAAATATAAAAGAAGCACTAGAAGCTTATCTAAAAGATTTAAAACTGCTAGATCCAAAAATAATTCCTCCAACTCAAACTGCGGTATTACGCTTTACAGTACCGGGTTGGGGAGGTCCGATACCTAAAGGCAAAAAGTCAACTGCCCAGGATGTCAAAGCAGGGTTAGATTTTTTATCCCAATTGCCATTAGAAGCACTCAACACGGCTACTGAAGCCCAAGAAAAAACTTTCAATAAGTTAGAGCTTGATAAGAAAGCTCGTCGTCAACCTCGGCATTATTTATTAGGATTTATTCGTTGGTCAAAAGATAAAGGCGTGATTTCTAATGAGACTCACTCAGAAACGCAAGAAGATTTAGAAGCAATTTATCTGCAAAATAAAAGACGCAATCCTAAAAGAAGAGAAGACTTAAAAACTACTAGCAGATTAGGCCATTATGATAAATTTGCTTTAGGAGTTATAGAAGGCGATTTTATCAACGAAAGTCTTGAAGATGAATTTAAAAAATTTGATAGATTTCAGGCTAAAGTTTTAGATAGAACCTCAAAGATGACGCGAGCAAGAGCTAGAAGGGACTGCCTTTTATTACTAGGATGGTTATATCGTTTTCACAATATAAACCAGGATATAAATTTAAGCAACATTAGCTTATCTTCATTAATTCCCGTAATCGTCCTTTATCCTCAAATGAACGATTCAAAAATTGAAGATTATTGGATTAGTCAAGCTCAAGCAAGACAGCGTGGCAAAGAATTAGGTAAAAATGTCGTCACTTTAATCCGACGATATTTTGATTGGCGAGCAGAAACTTTAGGATATGAATTATCTTACCAGGCTCAGGCTAGTTATTTAGATATAATTATTGCACTTGCCAAGTTCCTATACCATAACCAAACTGATTTATCTGAAGCTAACAACTATGAAGACATACCCATTGTCAGGCATCTACAAAAATTCCGAACTTCGATATATAAAAAACACAAGAAGACTAGATTAAAAAATTCTCACAGAGATAGAATGATTTCTTGGGAAGAAATTATAGAGATTAGAGAAAAAGTTAGAAATCAAGCTGACTCGACAACTATTGATTTCTATGATAAAACACAAAAACAAATACGCAAGGTGAAACGTGATAACCAGGCTATAGCCAGAGATATGCAAAGATTTCTTTTGTTAGCTTTTCTGACTGTTACACCTCCAGATAGACAAAGAACATTTCGAGAGCTAAGGTTAGGGCATACTTTAAAATATGGCATTTTCAGCAATGAACGTTTTATTCCCCAAGCAGAAATGCAGAACCCAGATAAGGCACGATGGTATATCCATTTAAATATGGACGAATATAAAACTTCTAAGACATATGGTGAATGGATTGGAGAGCTTCCCGACGAAGTGTTTGATGGAAATAAAACCTTTTATAATTATTTAGATAGATGGTTATACCACGGCTATCAAGATATAAATGGTAATTGGCATGGTTGGAGAGATGCACTAAATCCACGTCCTGTGAAGTTAGAAGAAAACGGAAAAGAAATAACTAACGATTTTCTATTCGTTGATAATGTGGGAAAACCATTTTCTACTGGCTCAATCACATCACGAATAAAAACTATTTTTAAAAGACTTACTGGAGTTGCCGTCAACCCTCATTTATTTAGAGCAATCTTTCGTACTCATTTAAAAAATACTGGTGCATCTATAGCCGAACAAGAAAGTGCTGCTTATTGGATGAAACACGATATTAGAACAGCAGAGGCAGATTACACTTTTCAAGAACGGGATGTAAAATTGCGCCCTGCTATTGAGCTAATGAAACGTTTGAATCAGCAGTAAGATAAGTCAACTAGAACAAAAATTAGCTGACATTAATCCAATGGATGCGATCGCGTAGCTTATCCGCAGCTTCTGAAAGTAGCTCACGGACAAAGGCGATCGCACATCTCCAGCAATTCCCAACCTAACTGGGGCGCAAAAGTGACAACAGCTTCAACCAACTTCCATTCCAGAGTCTCACAGTTGTTAAACAGTTGTGCATCAGCAAAAACATCTTTCTGCTCCACCCATAGGCGGACCTGCTCCTCAGCTGACAACAACATCTCTGGATGCTCTTTAAAACACTCCTGGGCTTCCTTCTGGAGAGTAGTTGAACCCGACTCCCACAGTAATTGTCGTCTAACAACCTGTTCTAAACAATTTGGACTCAAGGAGTAACAATGCTTACCAGTCCGCAGACAGTAATTCATCATCAACGCCCTAGCATCTTGAATTGCTTTAATTCGCAATCTTGCCACTTGCCTAGTATCTTCTGGAGGTAAACTTGTTGGTAATTCAACCCCTGCATCTGTGGTGTCAATAGAGGCAGAAGAAGCAGAAGCAGAAACTAGCAAATCATTTATCAATAAGCACAACTTATCAAAAAAATTGAACGTGCTGGGGTTGGTTATAGATTTAGAAATCTTATGATTGTTAATTGTTTGTAATTCAAGATCCGAAAAATTGGATTGTTGTAGATCACAAATCTGTTGCTGCTGATTAATTATTTCCTGACTACTCTGTTGTTGATTAATTGTTGATTCTAATTGATTAAAGTTTTGAGAATTAAATTTTAGATTTACAGCTGCCAGAGAATTCACAGCTGGCTCTGATTCAATGCTTCTTGCCTGCGGCAAGTACAAAACCTTCATATAGGGGCAAGGTGTGTAATTTTCTGGAGATGCCTGTATTTGTTGGGTTTCAGGGCTTTCTGGTTCAAGCCAAGGATCTGGTATTTCTGGGTGGTGAAATTGCTCTGTAACTGCCTCTGGCTGGTCTATTACACACCTTTGAGTCTGATGTTTGGGATGCCACAGGGCTAAATACTGCTGTTTGTGCAGGGTAGATTGGGATACTCCAGTGCCATAAAGCTGCTTAGATGTGATAATAATTTGTTCAGCCCGTTTAGTTATAGTTTGTGCTAGTTGCCCTGTAGCTTCCAGGTGGGCTACTGCCTGATTAATTCTGTCTATAGTCTGTTGCTGTTTGATTGTGTTGAGATTAGGACGAAATTCTACTATGTTGTTAGCTTGGTTTTGTTTTGACCCAATGGAGCGCAGTAGTACATTCCCCTCATCGTCACATTGGAACTGTTGTGCGTAGGTGCGCTGGCGTTGGGGATAGGAGCAGTAGGGTGTATAGTAATTTTGACTAGAAGCTGCACATTCCCTGGCTCGTTTTTCGATTTCGTGTTGGTGACGGCAATATTGTTGGTAGCCTGGAGCTTGTTTTGCTGTTTCTACTATGTAGTTAACTAGGGCTTGGTCTTGATGCTGCTGCCAAACTACTCCATAACAGGCGATTTTGCAGAGAATTTGGTTGGTTTGTCCATAATCTGTCCAGCCTTGGCTAATAATGTATTCTAGGTCTTGTTTCCATTGCTGGGCATTTTTGGATGTTTTGGCTTGTCCAAGATATTTTTGCTGTTGCTTGGCTTGCTCTAGAGCTTGCCGTAAGGTTTCTAGGTCCTGGCCTTGGGCTGACCAGTCGGCAGCATCTAAAAATTTCTCTAGGTTGTTGCTCTGTCCATCCCGTTTGACGCAGATCATGTATGAGTCGGTTTGCAAAGGCAGGCGTACTGCTTTGTAGTCGCTAGGACCTACTGTGTATTTTTTGGCGTTGGGATATATTTCTAGCTGCCCGTCTTTGATGGTTAATCCGGCTGCGGCTAAGACGTTTCTCGCTGCACAGGCTAACCCAAAGGTGGGTATTGGTTCACTGAAGAAGTTATAGATGTGAATGCCACCACTGTGGCTGGAGATAATTTCTACTGGTCTGCACAGCCCTATGTCTTCTAGGGCATGAAGCACTTGTCTATAAGCTTCTGAATCGTTGTCGGGATGGTAAATGCTATTTGTGTCTATGTCTATGACTAGGTAGCGGGTGGTTTGACCAAATCTTAGCCCAATTAACTGGTTGGGGTCACGATACTTTTGCCAGAGGATACATGGTTCTAGAGGATATCTAGTTTCTGTTTTCCACTGGGGTTTTTCTCCTGAGTTGGGGAGAGGGGCATGAATGAAGTGCCAGGTATGGTTGAAGTATGCGAGAAATCTTTGCCCTAGGGGGTCTGCTGGCAAGAGTGGAGATGGTTGGAAGGATTTTTTCTTTGACACTGCTTTTCTCTCGGTGGCGAAGGGTATTTGTTCGCGCCGTAGAGACAAAATTTAGTTGTTGGGTGTGTCTTGGGTGAGAGTTTCTGGTTTTTTGGACAGAACCTAGTGCATTTTGCTCCAAGTTGAGTTACACTTCAAGATGAGATAATTTAAAGTCGTCTCTTGAGATACCTTTAACGTTGTCTCTTGTTACCAGATCCCCTGTCGGGATCACAGCAATTAGCAAACTTGCTTGAAAGTTTATTATCAGATCCCTTATAGGGATCAGAGCGATTTGCGAACTTGCCTAATGACAGCACCCCAACTACTATTTTTCAGAATTGTCTGTTTACTTGTTCAAATCTTGGCGGAAATGTTGGTAAACAAACAAATCTTTGTCTCTGGCGGTGTTGTTTAATTTTTGTTACTAATCAAACAATTAACGGCATGACCCAACGCTAGTAACGTCGGGTTTTGTCGTTTAATTGGGGTAACAATTTTTGATTGTCTTGTTTTTGGCAATGTGAAACTAATTAGAAAAGCTTCTATGGCATTACCTAAATAGAAGGCTTGAGAAATTTTATTTTGTAAAATTCTCCCAAGATTCAGCGAATAGTTGTATAAGTTTGAGTTGAAAAAGCTCATATCTAATTCCATAGCATTGCTAACCGATATGGGTTTATTAGCCACAACTTAATTCTGAATTTTTATCAGAAAGAATATAGGCTGCAAAAGCTGTCATTTTTCAAATTTATTTGAAATTAACAACTTCATTTCAATTTAAACAGACTAGCTGTTTCCTGTATATAGATTTTTGTAATTTTACAAAAAATTTTTGATTCAAATCCCACAACCTAGTCAGGACAAGGGTTTTGGAAGATAAATTTTTTCAAGAATCGACACAACCCAGTCTGGGTAAGGGTTATATCAGATATGCCAAACTCTATGCACTTCGTTGTTCATCTATCGGAGTCAGATGGATTACTAACCGGTGATTCAGAGCCTGAGCGATTTTTTGCAGTATGGAAAGGGAATGTCCTTCATAATCAGCATCTTCTAGTCGTGCAATTACAGGTTGTTTTGTGCCAACCAGTTCAGCTAACTGTTTCTGCGTTAACCCGGCTTTTGTTCTAGCTTCATATATTAACTGTGCCACCTCTGCATTAATGGCAGATGTCGCTACCATTGCCTCAAGCTCAGGGTCGGTACGAGTCATCTTGTCGATGATTTTAATTGCATCG
This genomic interval from Anabaena cylindrica PCC 7122 contains the following:
- a CDS encoding integrase, producing MEFRTLPIQNIKEALEAYLKDLKLLDPKIIPPTQTAVLRFTVPGWGGPIPKGKKSTAQDVKAGLDFLSQLPLEALNTATEAQEKTFNKLELDKKARRQPRHYLLGFIRWSKDKGVISNETHSETQEDLEAIYLQNKRRNPKRREDLKTTSRLGHYDKFALGVIEGDFINESLEDEFKKFDRFQAKVLDRTSKMTRARARRDCLLLLGWLYRFHNINQDINLSNISLSSLIPVIVLYPQMNDSKIEDYWISQAQARQRGKELGKNVVTLIRRYFDWRAETLGYELSYQAQASYLDIIIALAKFLYHNQTDLSEANNYEDIPIVRHLQKFRTSIYKKHKKTRLKNSHRDRMISWEEIIEIREKVRNQADSTTIDFYDKTQKQIRKVKRDNQAIARDMQRFLLLAFLTVTPPDRQRTFRELRLGHTLKYGIFSNERFIPQAEMQNPDKARWYIHLNMDEYKTSKTYGEWIGELPDEVFDGNKTFYNYLDRWLYHGYQDINGNWHGWRDALNPRPVKLEENGKEITNDFLFVDNVGKPFSTGSITSRIKTIFKRLTGVAVNPHLFRAIFRTHLKNTGASIAEQESAAYWMKHDIRTAEADYTFQERDVKLRPAIELMKRLNQQ
- a CDS encoding helix-turn-helix domain-containing protein, translated to MAKTSDAIKIIDKMTRTDPELEAMVATSAINAEVAQLIYEARTKAGLTQKQLAELVGTKQPVIARLEDADYEGHSLSILQKIAQALNHRLVIHLTPIDEQRSA